A genome region from Bacteroides stercoris ATCC 43183 includes the following:
- the ybaK gene encoding Cys-tRNA(Pro) deacylase encodes MKENKINKTNAARLLDKAKIAYELIPYEVDEKDLSAIHVAASLGEDIEQVFKTLILHGDKTGYFVCVIPGEHEVDLKLAAKVSGNKKCDLIPMKELLPLTGYIRGGCSPIGMKKPFPTYIHETCLQFSYIYISAGQRGLQLKLNPKDLIKEVHAEVCRLFEA; translated from the coding sequence ATGAAAGAAAATAAAATCAACAAGACAAATGCAGCTCGGCTGCTTGATAAGGCAAAGATTGCCTACGAGCTCATTCCTTATGAGGTGGATGAGAAAGATTTGAGTGCCATACACGTGGCTGCCAGTTTGGGAGAGGATATAGAGCAGGTATTTAAAACTCTGATATTGCATGGCGATAAAACCGGTTATTTTGTGTGCGTCATTCCCGGAGAGCACGAAGTAGACCTGAAATTGGCCGCCAAGGTGTCCGGAAACAAGAAGTGCGACCTTATCCCGATGAAGGAACTGCTTCCGCTGACGGGGTATATCCGCGGCGGTTGTTCGCCTATCGGCATGAAAAAGCCTTTCCCTACCTATATTCACGAAACCTGCCTGCAGTTCTCCTATATCTACATCAGTGCCGGACAGCGCGGGTTGCAGCTCAAACTCAATCCGAAGGATTTGATAAAGGAGGTACACGCTGAGGTTTGCAGGCTTTTCGAGGCATGA
- the uvrA gene encoding excinuclease ABC subunit UvrA codes for MQEETEYINVYGARVHNLKDIDAEIPRNSLTVITGLSGSGKSSLAFDTIFAEGQRRYIETFSAYARNFLGNLERPDVDKITGLSPVISIEQKTTNKNPRSTVGTTTEIYDYLRLLYARAGEAYSYLSGEKMVKYTEEQILELILNDYKGKRIYILAPLVRNRKGHYKELFEQIRKKGYLYVRVDGEVREALPGMKLDRYKNHDVEVVIDKLVVADKDDTRLKNSVAVAMRQGDGLLMVLDAQSESVRHYSKRLMCPVTGLSYREPAPHNFSFNSPQGACPKCKGLGVVSQIDIDKIIPDRELSISGGAIIPLGKAKNSMIFWQIAALLEKYEATLKTPVRELPDDAIDEILYGSDERIKIKSSLIGTSSDYFVTFEGVVKYIQMLQEKDASATAQKWAEQFARTAVCPECHGAKLNKEALSFRIHDKNIYELSTMDINELYDWLMNVDQYLSRKQQQIAVEILKEIRTRLKFLLDVGLDYLSLDRSAVSLSGGESQRIRLATQIGSQLVNVLYILDEPSIGLHQRDNLRLIHSLKELRDMGNSVIVVEHDKDMMLAADYVIDMGPKAGRLGGEVVFAGTPQQMLRTHTLTSRYLNGECAIEVPAERRKGNGHSLWLRGARGNNLKNVDVEFPLGKLICVTGVSGSGKSTLINETLQPILSQKFYRSLQDPLEYGSIEGLEYIDKVVNVDQSPLGRTPRSNPATYTGVFSDIRNLFVGLPEAKIRGYKAGRFSFNVSGGRCEACQGNGYKTIEMNFLPDVYVPCEVCHGKRYNRETLEVRFKGKSIADVLDMTINRAVEFFENVPQILNKIKVIQEVGLGYIKLGQSSTTLSGGESQRVKLATELSKRDTGKTLYILDEPTTGLHFEDIRVLMNVLNKLVDKGNTVIVIEHNLDVIKMADYIIDMGPEGGKGGGELLSCGTPEEVAMSTKGYTPKFLKEELHL; via the coding sequence ATGCAAGAAGAAACAGAATATATCAATGTATACGGAGCGCGTGTACATAACCTGAAAGACATCGATGCGGAAATACCCCGCAACAGCCTTACGGTAATCACCGGGCTGAGCGGAAGCGGCAAGTCGTCCCTCGCATTCGATACGATATTTGCCGAGGGCCAGCGTCGCTATATCGAAACGTTTTCCGCTTATGCCCGTAACTTTCTGGGCAATCTGGAGCGTCCCGATGTAGATAAGATTACCGGTCTGAGCCCGGTGATTTCCATAGAGCAGAAGACCACCAATAAAAATCCGCGTTCCACCGTGGGTACGACAACGGAGATATACGATTATCTTCGCCTGCTGTATGCCCGTGCCGGCGAAGCCTATTCGTATCTTTCCGGCGAGAAAATGGTGAAATATACCGAAGAGCAGATACTCGAGCTTATCCTGAACGATTATAAAGGAAAGCGTATTTACATCCTCGCCCCGTTGGTGCGCAACCGTAAGGGACACTACAAGGAACTTTTCGAGCAGATTCGCAAGAAAGGCTACCTCTATGTCCGTGTGGACGGCGAGGTGCGCGAGGCATTGCCCGGCATGAAACTGGACCGTTACAAGAACCATGACGTGGAAGTGGTAATCGACAAACTGGTGGTGGCGGATAAAGACGACACCCGCCTGAAGAACAGCGTTGCCGTTGCCATGCGTCAGGGCGACGGGCTGCTGATGGTGCTTGACGCCCAAAGCGAGAGCGTGCGCCATTACAGCAAGCGTTTGATGTGTCCTGTCACCGGACTGTCCTATCGCGAGCCTGCCCCCCATAACTTCTCCTTCAATTCTCCGCAGGGAGCGTGCCCCAAGTGTAAAGGTTTGGGCGTGGTGAGCCAGATTGATATAGACAAGATTATCCCCGACCGCGAGCTTTCCATCAGCGGGGGAGCCATCATTCCTTTGGGAAAAGCCAAGAACAGCATGATATTCTGGCAGATTGCCGCATTGCTGGAGAAGTATGAAGCTACACTGAAAACTCCTGTCAGGGAGCTGCCGGACGATGCGATAGATGAGATTCTATACGGTTCGGATGAGCGTATAAAGATAAAAAGCTCCCTTATCGGTACGTCTTCCGACTACTTTGTCACTTTTGAGGGAGTGGTGAAGTATATCCAGATGTTGCAGGAAAAGGATGCGTCTGCCACGGCACAGAAGTGGGCGGAGCAATTTGCCAGGACGGCTGTCTGTCCCGAATGTCACGGAGCGAAGTTGAACAAGGAAGCCTTGTCATTCCGTATTCACGATAAAAACATCTACGAACTCTCCACAATGGACATCAACGAGTTGTATGACTGGCTGATGAACGTAGACCAATATCTTAGCAGGAAACAGCAGCAGATTGCGGTAGAAATATTGAAAGAAATCCGTACCCGCCTGAAATTCCTGCTGGATGTGGGATTGGATTATCTGTCTCTGGACCGCAGCGCCGTCAGCCTCTCCGGCGGCGAAAGCCAGCGTATCCGGCTGGCTACGCAGATAGGCTCGCAGTTGGTGAACGTGCTGTATATACTGGATGAGCCGAGCATCGGATTGCACCAGCGCGATAATCTGCGGCTTATCCATTCGTTGAAGGAGTTGCGCGATATGGGTAATTCCGTGATTGTGGTGGAGCATGATAAAGACATGATGCTTGCCGCCGATTACGTTATAGATATGGGCCCCAAGGCAGGCAGGCTGGGGGGTGAGGTGGTATTTGCCGGCACTCCGCAGCAGATGTTGCGGACGCATACGCTGACTTCCCGGTATTTGAACGGCGAATGTGCCATTGAAGTGCCTGCCGAACGGCGCAAGGGCAACGGCCATAGCCTGTGGCTGCGCGGTGCAAGAGGCAATAACCTGAAAAATGTGGATGTGGAGTTCCCGCTTGGCAAACTGATTTGTGTAACGGGAGTATCGGGCAGCGGAAAGTCCACACTGATTAATGAAACGCTTCAGCCCATCCTTTCGCAGAAGTTTTACCGTTCGCTTCAGGACCCCTTGGAGTATGGCAGTATCGAGGGACTGGAGTATATAGATAAGGTGGTGAATGTAGACCAGTCGCCGCTGGGGCGTACTCCGCGCTCCAATCCTGCCACGTATACGGGAGTCTTTTCTGATATCCGCAACCTGTTTGTCGGCCTGCCCGAAGCCAAAATCCGCGGATACAAGGCGGGACGTTTCTCGTTCAATGTAAGCGGCGGACGTTGTGAAGCCTGCCAGGGCAACGGCTACAAAACCATTGAGATGAATTTCCTGCCCGATGTATATGTTCCTTGTGAGGTTTGCCATGGCAAGCGCTACAACCGCGAAACGCTGGAAGTGCGCTTCAAGGGGAAGTCCATTGCCGACGTACTGGATATGACGATAAATCGTGCTGTGGAATTCTTTGAAAACGTACCTCAGATATTGAACAAGATTAAGGTAATTCAGGAGGTCGGTCTGGGGTATATCAAGCTGGGGCAGTCTTCCACTACGCTCTCCGGTGGCGAGAGCCAGCGTGTGAAGTTGGCCACCGAACTCTCCAAGCGGGATACGGGCAAGACGCTCTATATTCTTGACGAACCTACTACCGGACTGCACTTTGAGGATATCCGCGTCCTGATGAATGTATTGAATAAATTGGTCGATAAGGGCAACACGGTTATCGTTATCGAGCATAACCTCGATGTCATCAAAATGGCGGATTATATCATCGACATGGGACCCGAAGGCGGTAAGGGCGGGGGAGAGCTTCTCTCTTGCGGCACGCCCGAAGAGGTGGCGATGAGTACGAAAGGATATACCCCGAAGTTCCTGAAAGAAGAACTTCATCTTTAA
- a CDS encoding LysM peptidoglycan-binding domain-containing protein, whose product MKTINRIFCSLLLAGACSLGTSAQENQSYFLHTIEKGQSLYSIASMYNISQADIVKLNPGSDDKIYVGRTLRIPRTDAGLQKETFHTIAPGETLYRLTVKYNVSAKAICDANPGLSADNFRIGQVIRIPSATDAAAATADTQTLSGMPAGNTTIQAPVQSRCRDMHKVKRKETVFSISREYGITEAELIAANPELRGENKIKKGSFLCIPYPSSPSATQQDTPRQAAPSDSELFSENTRSSKRINVIKAAVVLPFLPDGASKSESAKMVEYYEGFLMAVDSLKRTGTSIDLYTYSTGPATSSLNSILGKSEMKDMDIIFGPLHQQHIKPLADFADKHDIRLVIPFTSKDNTVFRNPSVYQINTPQSYLYSEVYDHFVRQFPNANVIFIEASQGTREKADFIKGLKEELRNRSIPTKSLKEDATVESLKAVLRADRENIFIPTSGSNITLIKILPQLTLLVREMPDSRIHLFGYPEWQTYTKDHLEAFFELDTYFYSSFYTNNLLPAAINFTKSYRKWYGKEMDERYPKFGMLGFDTGYFFLKGLSRYGSGFEKNLDKMDLVPIQTGFKFQRVNNWGGFINRKVFFVRFTKNFELIKLDFD is encoded by the coding sequence ATGAAAACGATTAACCGTATTTTTTGTTCCCTGCTGCTTGCCGGCGCGTGCAGCCTCGGAACAAGCGCACAAGAAAACCAATCCTACTTTCTGCATACGATAGAAAAAGGCCAGAGCCTGTATTCCATTGCCAGCATGTACAACATCAGCCAGGCGGATATAGTAAAACTGAATCCGGGAAGCGACGACAAGATATACGTAGGCCGTACCCTGCGCATTCCGCGTACGGATGCCGGCTTGCAAAAGGAGACTTTCCATACCATAGCTCCCGGTGAAACCCTTTACCGGCTTACGGTGAAATACAATGTGTCCGCTAAAGCCATATGCGATGCCAACCCCGGACTGAGCGCCGATAACTTCCGCATCGGGCAGGTTATCCGCATTCCGTCGGCCACGGATGCGGCAGCCGCCACCGCAGACACGCAGACACTTTCGGGCATGCCCGCAGGCAACACTACCATTCAGGCCCCGGTACAATCCCGCTGCCGCGACATGCACAAGGTAAAACGCAAGGAAACGGTATTCAGCATCAGCCGCGAATACGGCATTACCGAAGCCGAACTCATAGCCGCCAATCCCGAATTGCGGGGCGAGAACAAGATAAAGAAAGGTTCGTTCCTCTGTATCCCCTATCCGTCCTCTCCTTCTGCAACGCAGCAGGATACACCCCGGCAGGCCGCACCGAGCGACAGCGAACTGTTCAGTGAAAACACCAGAAGCAGCAAGCGCATCAATGTCATCAAGGCTGCCGTAGTCCTTCCGTTCCTGCCCGACGGGGCAAGCAAAAGCGAATCTGCCAAAATGGTGGAATATTACGAAGGATTCCTTATGGCGGTAGACAGCCTGAAGCGCACAGGCACTTCCATAGACCTTTATACTTACAGTACCGGTCCTGCTACATCCTCCCTAAACTCCATACTCGGCAAAAGCGAGATGAAGGACATGGATATTATCTTCGGCCCGTTGCACCAGCAGCACATCAAGCCTTTGGCCGATTTTGCCGACAAGCACGACATACGGCTGGTGATACCGTTTACGTCTAAAGACAATACCGTATTCCGCAATCCGTCGGTATACCAAATCAATACTCCCCAATCCTACCTTTATTCGGAAGTGTACGACCACTTTGTACGCCAGTTCCCCAACGCCAACGTTATCTTTATCGAGGCAAGCCAGGGAACCAGAGAGAAAGCGGACTTCATCAAGGGATTGAAAGAGGAGTTGCGCAACCGTTCCATACCTACAAAATCACTGAAAGAGGATGCTACCGTGGAGTCCTTGAAAGCCGTACTGCGTGCCGACCGTGAAAATATATTCATCCCCACTTCCGGAAGCAACATCACACTGATCAAGATACTGCCGCAACTGACACTGCTGGTACGCGAGATGCCCGACAGCCGCATACATCTGTTCGGCTATCCGGAATGGCAGACTTACACCAAAGACCATCTTGAAGCCTTCTTCGAACTGGATACATACTTCTACTCCTCGTTCTACACGAACAATCTGCTGCCGGCAGCCATTAACTTCACCAAGAGCTACCGCAAATGGTATGGCAAGGAGATGGACGAACGTTATCCCAAATTCGGCATGCTGGGTTTCGACACGGGCTACTTCTTCCTCAAAGGACTGTCGCGCTACGGTTCGGGATTTGAAAAGAACCTGGACAAAATGGACCTTGTTCCCATTCAGACCGGCTTCAAGTTCCAGCGTGTAAACAACTGGGGCGGATTTATCAACCGGAAAGTGTTCTTTGTACGCTTCACCAAGAATTTCGAACTGATAAAGCTCGACTTTGATTAA
- a CDS encoding porin family protein: MKLKTIIGTALLAGTCALPASAQIGEQRHNFSVGINGGINLNSVSFSPRVRQNNLMGINGGVTARYISEKYFSMICGAQIELNFSQHGWDEFYEDYPELQYTRKMNYLEIPFLAHLAFGKDRGLQFFVHAGPQIGFFLGDSYTISGDWDNYPGLTVEQHDKAVDNRFDYGITGGAGVELRTKAGNFLVEGRYYYALSDFYNSTKKDYFSRSAHGVITAKITYLFDLRK; the protein is encoded by the coding sequence ATGAAACTAAAAACAATTATAGGAACAGCACTCTTAGCAGGTACATGTGCTTTGCCGGCAAGCGCACAGATAGGCGAACAACGCCATAACTTTTCCGTGGGCATCAACGGCGGCATCAACCTGAATAGCGTAAGCTTCTCTCCCAGAGTCCGCCAGAACAACCTGATGGGTATCAACGGCGGAGTGACCGCCCGTTATATTTCCGAAAAGTATTTCAGCATGATATGCGGTGCGCAAATCGAGCTTAACTTCTCCCAACACGGTTGGGACGAATTTTATGAGGACTATCCCGAACTGCAATACACGCGGAAGATGAATTATCTGGAAATTCCCTTCCTTGCACATCTGGCATTCGGTAAGGACAGAGGTTTGCAGTTCTTCGTCCATGCCGGTCCGCAGATAGGCTTCTTTTTAGGAGACAGCTATACGATAAGCGGCGACTGGGACAACTACCCGGGACTGACCGTAGAACAGCATGACAAAGCCGTAGACAACAGGTTCGACTACGGCATTACGGGCGGAGCCGGCGTGGAACTCCGCACCAAAGCCGGAAATTTCCTGGTGGAAGGCAGATACTATTATGCCTTGTCCGACTTCTACAACAGTACCAAGAAGGACTACTTTTCCCGTTCGGCACACGGAGTCATCACCGCTAAAATCACTTATTTGTTCGATTTAAGGAAATAA
- a CDS encoding DUF4293 domain-containing protein, producing the protein MIQRIQSVYLLLVAILLVVALCLPVGQFIGPDGIAAHIFKPLGVTLADGNFQSTWGLFGILLLSAIIALCTIFLFRNRMLQVRMTVFGSLLLIGYYIAFFAFMFILKNDLNAMAFQLGWALCLPAVCIILNYLAFRAIYRDELMVKAADRLR; encoded by the coding sequence ATGATACAGCGTATTCAATCCGTTTATTTGTTATTGGTGGCTATCCTGCTGGTTGTGGCTCTTTGCTTGCCGGTGGGACAGTTTATCGGTCCGGATGGGATAGCGGCTCATATATTCAAGCCGTTGGGCGTGACTTTGGCCGATGGAAACTTCCAGTCTACATGGGGCTTGTTCGGCATTCTGCTGTTGAGTGCGATTATTGCGTTATGCACCATATTCCTGTTCCGTAACCGTATGTTGCAGGTTCGTATGACGGTGTTCGGCAGTCTTTTGCTGATAGGTTATTACATTGCTTTCTTCGCGTTTATGTTTATCCTGAAAAACGATTTGAATGCAATGGCTTTCCAGTTGGGATGGGCTTTATGCCTGCCTGCCGTATGTATCATACTGAATTATCTGGCTTTCCGAGCTATCTATCGTGATGAGCTGATGGTGAAGGCTGCGGACAGATTGAGATAA
- a CDS encoding DNA-directed RNA polymerase subunit omega: protein MDYRKTNAPTTTVTRDMMELCEDTGNVYESVAIIGKRANQISVEIKNDLSKKLAEFASYNDNLEEVFENREQIEISRYYEKLPKPTLIATQEYLEGKVYYRNPSKEKEKLQ, encoded by the coding sequence ATGGATTACAGAAAGACAAATGCTCCTACTACTACGGTGACTCGTGATATGATGGAGTTGTGTGAGGATACCGGTAATGTATATGAATCAGTAGCGATTATTGGTAAGCGTGCCAATCAGATCAGTGTTGAAATCAAGAATGACCTTTCCAAGAAGCTGGCCGAGTTTGCTTCTTACAACGATAATCTTGAGGAGGTATTCGAGAATCGCGAACAGATTGAGATTTCCCGTTATTATGAGAAGTTGCCGAAACCGACATTGATTGCCACTCAGGAATATCTTGAAGGTAAGGTATATTATCGTAATCCTTCCAAGGAAAAAGAGAAATTGCAGTAA
- a CDS encoding outer membrane protein assembly factor BamD: MKKNVLITLLAALLLSSCGEYNKLLKSTDYEYKYEAAKNYFAKGQYSRAATLLNELIAILKGTDKAEESLYMLGMSYYNQKDYQTAAQTFTQYYNVYPRGTFTELARFHAGKALFLDTPEPRLDQSGTYSAIQQLQMFLEYFPDSSKKDEAQSMIFALQDKLVMKEYLSAKLYYNLGNYLGNNYESCVITAQNALKDYPYTNMREDLSILILRAKYEMAVYSVEDKRAERYREAVDEYYAFKNEFPESKYMKDADRIFKEAQKILKD; this comes from the coding sequence ATGAAGAAGAACGTCCTTATAACTTTGCTTGCAGCACTGCTGCTCTCCTCATGCGGAGAATACAACAAGTTGCTGAAAAGCACAGACTACGAATACAAGTATGAAGCGGCAAAGAATTACTTCGCAAAAGGCCAGTACAGTCGTGCTGCCACGTTGCTGAACGAGTTGATTGCCATTCTTAAAGGTACTGATAAAGCGGAAGAGTCTCTTTACATGCTGGGTATGAGCTATTATAACCAGAAAGATTATCAGACTGCCGCGCAGACATTTACCCAATACTATAATGTGTACCCGCGCGGTACGTTTACCGAACTGGCGCGTTTCCATGCCGGAAAGGCATTGTTCCTGGATACGCCGGAGCCCCGTTTGGACCAGTCCGGTACATACAGTGCGATTCAGCAACTGCAAATGTTCCTCGAATATTTCCCTGACAGCTCGAAGAAAGACGAGGCCCAAAGCATGATATTCGCTTTGCAGGACAAGCTGGTTATGAAAGAATATCTCTCTGCCAAGCTCTATTATAATTTGGGAAATTATTTGGGAAATAATTATGAGTCTTGCGTTATCACTGCACAGAACGCATTAAAGGATTACCCTTACACCAATATGCGTGAAGATTTGTCCATCCTTATCCTGCGCGCCAAATACGAAATGGCGGTGTATAGTGTGGAAGACAAGCGTGCGGAACGTTATCGTGAAGCGGTAGACGAATATTACGCCTTTAAGAACGAGTTTCCCGAAAGCAAATACATGAAAGATGCCGACCGCATCTTCAAGGAAGCGCAGAAGATTTTGAAGGACTGA
- a CDS encoding phenylacetate--CoA ligase family protein translates to MIWNESIECMDRESLRKIQGIRLKKTVERVYHDTPFYRRKMQELGITPDDINSIDDIVKLPFTTKYDLRDNYPFGLCAVPMSQIVRIHASSGTTGKPTVVGYTRKDLSVWSECLSRAFTAYGAGSSDIFQISYGYGLFTGGLGAHAGAENIGASVIPMSSGNTEKQITLMHDFGSTVLCCTPSYALYLADAIKDSGFPREEFKLKFGAFGAEPWTENMRRDIEAKLGIKAYDIYGLSEIAGPGVGYECECQHGTHLNEDHYFPEIVDPNTLEPVAPGETGELVFTHLTKEGMPLLRYRTKDLTALHYDKCPCGRTLVRMDRILGRSDDMLIIRGVNVFPTQIESVILEMPEFEPHYLLLVDRKNNTDTMELQVEVRPEYYSDEINKMLALKKKLTARLQSVLGLGVDVRLVEPRSIERSVGKAKRVIDNRKL, encoded by the coding sequence ATGATTTGGAACGAGAGTATCGAATGCATGGACCGCGAAAGTCTTCGTAAAATCCAGGGCATTCGTCTTAAAAAGACAGTGGAGCGTGTGTATCATGACACTCCTTTCTATCGCAGGAAAATGCAGGAACTGGGCATTACCCCCGATGACATCAACAGCATCGATGATATCGTGAAACTTCCTTTTACCACCAAATACGACCTTCGCGACAATTATCCTTTCGGGCTTTGTGCCGTTCCCATGAGTCAGATAGTCCGTATTCACGCATCTTCCGGAACAACGGGGAAACCTACCGTGGTGGGGTATACACGTAAAGACCTGTCGGTATGGTCGGAATGCCTGTCGCGTGCTTTTACGGCATACGGTGCGGGCAGCTCGGACATTTTCCAGATATCCTACGGATACGGGCTCTTTACCGGCGGACTGGGTGCGCATGCCGGTGCCGAGAATATCGGTGCATCCGTCATTCCGATGTCCAGCGGCAATACGGAGAAACAGATTACACTGATGCACGATTTCGGTTCGACGGTGCTTTGCTGCACGCCCTCTTATGCGTTGTATCTGGCGGATGCCATTAAGGACTCCGGTTTCCCGCGCGAGGAGTTCAAGCTGAAGTTCGGTGCATTCGGTGCAGAGCCGTGGACGGAGAATATGCGCCGCGACATCGAGGCGAAGTTGGGAATAAAGGCTTATGATATTTACGGGCTGAGCGAAATAGCAGGCCCCGGCGTGGGGTACGAGTGCGAATGCCAGCATGGGACGCATCTCAACGAAGACCATTATTTCCCCGAAATAGTAGACCCGAACACTCTTGAACCGGTTGCTCCGGGCGAGACGGGCGAACTGGTGTTTACCCACCTCACCAAAGAGGGCATGCCGCTGCTGCGATACCGCACCAAAGACCTTACCGCCCTGCATTACGACAAATGTCCCTGCGGCCGTACACTGGTGCGTATGGACCGTATTCTCGGGCGTAGCGATGATATGCTCATCATCCGTGGCGTGAATGTATTCCCCACGCAGATTGAATCCGTCATTCTCGAAATGCCCGAATTCGAACCGCATTACCTGTTGCTCGTCGACCGTAAGAATAATACGGATACCATGGAACTGCAAGTGGAAGTCCGTCCGGAATACTACTCGGATGAAATCAACAAGATGCTGGCTTTGAAGAAAAAGCTTACCGCACGCCTGCAAAGCGTACTGGGCCTGGGCGTGGATGTCCGCCTGGTAGAGCCGCGCAGCATCGAGCGCAGCGTAGGTAAAGCGAAGCGCGTAATCGACAATCGTAAATTGTAA
- the uvrB gene encoding excinuclease ABC subunit UvrB yields the protein MNKFELTSAYRPTGDQPEAIAQLTEGVLEGVPAQTLLGVTGSGKTFTIANVIANINKPTLILSHNKTLAAQLYSEFKGFFPNNAVEYYVSYYDYYQPEAYLPSSDTYIEKDLAINDEIDKLRLAATSALLSGRKDVVVVSSVSCIYGMGNPADFYNNVIEVQQGKTYSRNVFLRRLVDSLYVRNDIDLNRGNFRVKGDTVDIYLAYADNLLRIVFWGDEVDSIEEVDPVSGVTIARFDAYKIYPANLFMTTKEATLRAIHEIEDDLHKQVQWFESEGRPFEAKRLQERVTYDMEMLRELGHCSGIENYSRYFDGRAAGTRPYCLLDFFPDDFLIVIDESHVSVPQIRAMYGGDRARKTNLVEYGFRLPAAMDNRPLKFEEFESMAKQVIYVSATPADYELMQSEGIVVEQVIRPTGLLDPIIEVRPSHNQIDDLMEEIQLRIERNERTLVTTLTKRMAEELTEYLLNNSVKCNYIHSDVDTLERVKIMSDLREGEYDVLVGVNLLREGLDLPEVSLVAILDADKEGFLRSHRSLTQTAGRAARNVNGMVIMYADKITESMQLTIDETNRRREKQLKYNEEHGITPQQIRKAKNLNVFAGTEGFAEGGTGKEKSPATAPRPYVEQESSTTVAADPIVRYMSRAQLEKSIERTRKLMQEAAKKLDFIEAAQYRDEVLKMEELLKEKTE from the coding sequence ATGAATAAATTCGAGTTAACATCCGCCTACCGCCCCACCGGCGACCAGCCGGAAGCAATCGCACAGCTCACCGAAGGAGTGCTTGAGGGAGTTCCCGCACAGACCTTGCTGGGCGTGACCGGCTCCGGAAAGACATTCACCATTGCCAACGTCATAGCCAACATCAACAAGCCTACGCTCATATTGAGCCACAACAAGACGCTGGCGGCACAACTCTACAGCGAGTTCAAGGGATTCTTCCCGAACAACGCGGTGGAATATTACGTATCCTATTACGACTATTACCAGCCCGAAGCCTACCTGCCCTCTTCGGACACCTATATAGAAAAGGACCTCGCCATCAACGACGAAATAGACAAGCTGCGGCTTGCCGCCACTTCCGCCCTGCTTTCCGGACGCAAGGACGTGGTGGTGGTATCTTCCGTATCGTGCATCTACGGTATGGGAAATCCGGCGGATTTCTATAACAACGTAATCGAAGTGCAGCAGGGAAAAACCTACAGCCGCAACGTATTCCTGCGCCGTCTTGTAGACAGCCTCTACGTCCGCAACGACATCGACCTGAACCGCGGCAACTTCCGTGTAAAGGGCGATACCGTAGACATCTACCTTGCATACGCCGACAACCTTCTGCGCATCGTTTTCTGGGGAGACGAGGTGGACAGCATCGAAGAGGTAGACCCCGTGAGCGGTGTTACAATCGCCCGTTTCGATGCTTACAAGATATACCCCGCCAACCTCTTCATGACTACCAAAGAAGCCACCCTGCGCGCCATCCACGAGATAGAGGACGACCTGCACAAGCAGGTGCAGTGGTTCGAAAGCGAAGGCCGTCCTTTCGAGGCAAAGCGTCTGCAGGAGCGTGTTACCTACGACATGGAGATGCTGCGCGAACTGGGTCACTGCTCGGGCATAGAAAACTATTCGCGCTATTTCGACGGGCGTGCGGCAGGTACGCGCCCCTACTGTCTGCTGGATTTCTTTCCCGATGATTTTCTTATCGTCATTGACGAAAGTCACGTCAGCGTTCCGCAGATACGCGCCATGTACGGCGGCGACCGTGCCCGGAAGACAAACCTGGTGGAATACGGTTTCCGGCTTCCCGCCGCAATGGACAACCGCCCGCTGAAGTTCGAGGAATTCGAGTCGATGGCAAAGCAGGTGATATACGTCAGCGCCACCCCTGCCGACTACGAACTGATGCAATCCGAAGGCATCGTTGTGGAGCAGGTAATCCGTCCTACCGGTTTGCTGGACCCCATTATCGAAGTGCGTCCCAGCCACAACCAGATAGACGACCTGATGGAAGAAATCCAGTTGCGCATCGAACGCAACGAGCGCACCCTCGTCACCACGCTGACCAAGCGCATGGCGGAAGAGCTGACGGAGTATCTGCTCAACAACAGCGTAAAGTGCAACTACATACACAGCGACGTAGACACGCTGGAACGTGTAAAGATTATGAGCGACTTGCGCGAGGGCGAGTACGATGTACTTGTCGGTGTCAACCTTCTGCGTGAGGGACTGGACTTGCCGGAGGTGTCTCTTGTGGCTATTCTGGATGCCGACAAGGAGGGATTTCTCCGCTCCCACCGCTCGCTGACACAGACGGCGGGACGCGCCGCCCGCAACGTCAACGGCATGGTTATCATGTATGCCGACAAGATAACGGAAAGCATGCAGCTCACCATCGACGAAACCAACCGCCGCCGCGAGAAGCAGTTGAAATATAACGAGGAGCACGGCATCACCCCTCAGCAAATCAGGAAAGCAAAGAACCTCAACGTATTTGCCGGCACGGAAGGATTTGCCGAAGGTGGAACCGGCAAGGAAAAATCCCCGGCAACCGCGCCCCGTCCCTATGTGGAACAAGAGAGCAGCACCACGGTTGCCGCAGACCCGATTGTCCGGTACATGAGCCGCGCCCAACTCGAAAAGAGCATCGAGCGCACCAGGAAACTGATGCAGGAAGCTGCCAAGAAACTCGACTTCATCGAAGCCGCACAATACCGCGACGAAGTACTGAAAATGGAAGAACTGCTGAAAGAAAAAACGGAATAG